One Bufo gargarizans isolate SCDJY-AF-19 chromosome 4, ASM1485885v1, whole genome shotgun sequence DNA window includes the following coding sequences:
- the FAM124B gene encoding protein FAM124B, whose translation MDGSHRVLPVTIHLLANPGDSAVFRQAVKRILQGLCLDTQLFLVSERAAPIQFYEYRKRRFEFPGISVILFLREDLGEERISLLQSFFQLPPWDHVNTGFGQGPSPSCQTSDDFYCLDVHMPVWGIRQVHYGTEILRVTLYCDFDNYEDSVRLYEMILGMEATSQKIGFCFFDLHSTKHTSIQFSLKQLPPGVCAQVKHACALQFTIQAIGQLVPLLPYPCVPISDMRWQTQDYDGNKILLLVTSSATVSQSVENPEPQSNPLTAQLSSLTQPVNTTQTGDENVIGNLNLKQVLKKSFKRPELRQNVYSITDNNLSKLMPRTHPQIDETETNVDTGHRVINLRHQLPSVIRMSRDLQNIPWNKEIQDLPSKKGVSSSPLDVKGNKETDSRTKIFPSERPQQLHSNSMALTEEFFI comes from the exons ATGGATGGCAGCCACAGGGTTCTGCCTGTCACCATTCACCTTCTTGCCAACCCTGGTGACTCTGCTGTGTTTCGACAGGCAGTGAAGAGAATTCTTCAGGGACTGTGTCTAGATACTCAACTCTTTCTGGTGTCCGAAAGAGCAGCCCCAATTCAATTCTACGAATATCGAAAGAGAAGATTTGAATTTCCAGGGATATCTGTCATACTCTTCCTCCGTGAAGACCTAGGGGAAGAAAGGATATCTCTTCTACAAAGCTTTTTCCAGCTACCCCCATGGGATCATGTCAACACAGGGTTTGGCCAAGGACCATCACCATCATGTCAAACTAGTGATGACTTTTACTGTCTTGATGTGCACATGCCCGTGTGGGGAATAAGACAGGTACACTATGGCACAGAGATCTTGAGAGTGACTCTGTACTGTGATTTTGATAACTATGAGGACTCAGTAAGACTTTATGAAATGATTCTGGGAATGGAAGCAACCAGCCAAAAGATTGGATTCTGCTTCTTTGACTTGCATTCTACTAAGCACACTTCCATACAATTCTCCTTAAAACAGTTGCCACCTGGTGTCTGTGCACAAGTCAAACATGCCTGTGCTCTGCAGTTCACTATACAAGCTATAGGACAGCTGGTTCCCTTGTTGCCTTACCCTTGTGTGCCAATAAGTGACATGCGATGGCAAACTCAAGACTATGATGGAAACAAAATCTTACTTTTG GTAACTAGCAGCGCCACAGTGTCCCAAAGTGTTGAAAATCCAGAGCCTCAGTCAAATCCTTTAACTGCTCAGCTATCATCATTAACGCAGCCAGTGAATACTACACAAACAGGGGATGAAAATGTCATAGGAAACCTGAATCTCAAGCAGGTTTTAAAAAAGTCCTTCAAAAGACCAGAACTAAGACAAAACGTGTACAGCATTACTGATAACAATCTTTCAAAACTGATGCCAAGGACCCATCCACAAATAGATGAGACAGAGACCAATGTGGATACTGGACACAGAGTTATAAATCTGAGGCACCAGCTGCCTTCTGTTATCAGGATGTCAAGGGATCTACAAAATATTCCATGGAATAAAGAAATTCAAGATTTACCCTCCAAGAAAGGAGTCTCTAGTAGCCCTCTTGATGTCAAAGGGAACAAAGAGACTGACAGCAGAACCAAAATATTTCCTTCTGAGAGACCTCAACAACTCCATAGCAATAGCATGGCGCTCACAGAGGAATTTTTCATTTAA